In Helianthus annuus cultivar XRQ/B chromosome 8, HanXRQr2.0-SUNRISE, whole genome shotgun sequence, a single genomic region encodes these proteins:
- the LOC110873697 gene encoding protein OVEREXPRESSOR OF CATIONIC PEROXIDASE 3, producing MASSSPLHFYMPFQPPSTSYTANHLPAVSLNLRPLSSRCSVVCCARRRSSASSSKKKQGLRRNIIGKEEDIEEDAFEALFKQLEEDLKNDGLSFDDDDDEITEEDIIKLERELEEALADDELVGLFDDIEEEIIDVGVKDKKVINKKGTTVNEVIEKEFEISNVELEKEKNKDEDEDEEGDDIEDDDGDEDEDEDEGPLELKRWQLRRLAYALKEGRRKTNIKNLAADLCLDRAIVLDLLRDPPPDLLMLSASLPDKAESRILEPVIKPEDAILLASERDAIKAKPTNTEVPIHQMQNSWSAKKRLKKVHVETLEQVYRRSKRPTNAMISNIVHVTKLPRKKVLKWFEDKRGEDGVPDHRVPYQRDMESENKSEISNGDDATEVKKII from the exons ATGGCGTCCTCTTCACCCCTTCACTTTTATATGCCGTTTCAACCTCCTTCAACTTCCTACACCGCCAACCACCTTCCGGCTGTCTCTCTAAACCTCCGTCCACTGTCGTCCCGTTGCTCCGTCGTTTGCTGTGCTCGCCGTCGTAGCAGCGCTTCCTCCAGCAAAAAGAAG CAAGGCTTGCGTCGAAATATCATTGGCAAGGAAGAAGATATCGAAGAAGATGCATTTGAAGCACTTTTCAAGCAGCTAGAGGAAGATCTTAAAAACGATGGCTTAtcatttgatgatgatgatgacgagaTAACTGAGGAAGATATTATAAAACTTGAACGTGAGTTAGAGGAAGCACTTGCTGACGATGAGTTAGTGGGTTTGTTTGACGATATCGAGGAAGAGATAATTGATGTCGGAGTTAAAGACAAGAAGGTGATCAATAAAAAAGGTACAACAGTGAATGAAGTAATCGAGAAAGAATTTGAAATCAGTAACGTAGAACTAGAGAAAGAGAAGAacaaagatgaagatgaagacgaAGAGGGAGATGACATTGAAGATGATGACGGAGACGAAGACGAAGACGAAGATGAAGGACCGCTGGAACTCAAAAGGTGGCAGCTTCGCAGACTGGCTTATGCACTTAAAGAGGGACGCCGTAAGACTAAT ATCAAGAATCTGGCTGCAGACTTATGCCTTGATAGAGCTATCGTTCTTGATTTACTCCGTGACCCCCCTCCAGATCTTCTTATGTTAAGTGCTTCATTACCCGATAAAGCCGAATCAAGGATATTAGAACCCGTAATCAAACCCGAGGATGCTATTCTATTGGCAAGTGAAAGAGATGCAATCAAAGCCAAGCCCACCAACACAGAAGTCCCGATTCATCAAATGCAAAATAGCTGGTCTGCTAAAAAGAGATTGAAGAAAGTGCATGTTGAAACACTTGAGCAAGTTTATAGACGATCAAAGCGTCCCACT AATGCCATGATTAGCAACATTGTGCATGTGACAAAATTACCTCGCAAGAAAGTTCTAAAATGGTTTGAAGATAAGCGTGGTGAAGATGGTGTTCCTGATCATCGCGTACCATATCAACG GGACATGGAATCTGAAAACAAGTCAGAGATTAGCAATGGCGATGATGCTACTGAGGTTAAAAAGATCATCTAG